Proteins encoded by one window of Aphidius gifuensis isolate YNYX2018 linkage group LG2, ASM1490517v1, whole genome shotgun sequence:
- the LOC122848493 gene encoding GATA zinc finger domain-containing protein 14-like gives MTPKNLLFFSIAGIVWSCVLGLQRPAPRYSQQFMPETTFTCRNKIVGSYYADPETDCQLFHVCVSVAGFIQDYKFLCPNDTAFDQESQTCADWYDVDCEAATLYYASDNFDLYRLGSGLESLHYDSIRTDAEPQDHLQRSESNDPIRSPVNLNRVASTTSNYNSPSNSNKGDILRASSSSNFYNSRNNGKDDEDYENEKTYQEPIPAPKKKLGVRKIARKQQYYNNNNNLNNGNNYVSSSSTTTTTVAPPKLPSPSPTSSSSLQNNYRNYNTNQRTTFVSSTTTARPIQEFSKIQNNQKYNSPTTTFRPASSSSPQQSYSTTFYASSTTPQPTTYTNNYNNNNYNSHQQTTSNNNNNNYVAQSTSSTTIKPISFNQNYQQSVVTTQKPTTYNQNYQANFNNHNTFNNNNNQNKQLNQQNLRQQSTTFEPTSNYQQTETTNYQTRNYNSNNNVQRSTVAPVFPTTILPTTDYDNYDNNDNQYTGKANFVTQKQSSVSPTTTTTKYYQNYSPTTYSSVAKKIDNGNSRGGDRYNAQDNDNGQYYDKNNSAKSSQYFDSTKSPKKVTQFNNGKFFESSTALYDLSRAQTGLGFSPASVNLLAELPKTTTPSSNRRNGSPTTYNPNSFNGNNNQRSSHHHQQQSTTQRVTAFPSTTSKPVSSTTKFIDATTAKSKASKKSDYDYAYYDNASALEYDSLDLEHVAGGKESSKLPRN, from the exons ATGACACCCAAGAATTTACTCTTCTTTTCCATTG CTGGAATAGTTTGGAGCTGTGTACTGGGTCTTCAGAGACCAGCACCAAGATATTCACAACAATTTATGCCGGAAACAACATTTACCTGTCGCAACAAAATCGTGGGTAGCTACTATGCTGATCCTGAGACTGACTGCCAGTTGTTCCACGTGTGTGTTTCCGTTGCTGGTTTCATACAGGACTATAA attcttGTGTCCAAATGATACAGCATTTGATCAAGAAAGTCAAACATGTGCCGATTGGTATGACGTTGATTGTGAAGCAGCAACACTCTACTATGCAAGTGATAATTTCGATTTATATCGTCTTGGATCTGGCCTTGAATCACTTCACTATGACTCAATACGCACCGATGCCGAGCCACAAGATCATCTTCAACGCAGTGAATCAAATGATCCAATAAGATCACCAGTTAATTTAAATCGTGTTGCATCAACAACAAGTAATTACAATTCACCAAGTAATAGTAACAAAGGTGATATTCTACGTGCAAGCTCTAGTAgtaatttttacaatagtAGAAATAATGGtaaagatgatgaagattatgaaaatgaaaaaacatatCAAGAACCAATTCCAgcacctaaaaaaaaattaggtgtACGTAAAATTGCTagaaaacaacaatattacaataataataataatttaaataatggtaataattatgtatcatcatcatcaacaacaacaacaactgtaGCACCACCAAAACTgccatcaccatcaccaacatcatcatcatcattacaaaataattatagaaattaTAATACTAATCAAAGAACCACTTTTGTATCATCAACCACAACAGCTCGTCCAATTCAGGAATTtagtaaaattcaaaataatcaaaaatacaaTTCACCAACAACGACATTTAgaccagcatcatcatcatctccTCAACAATCATACAGTACAACATTTTATGCATCAAGTACCACACCTCAACCCACAACATAcactaataattataataataataattacaattcaCATCAACAAACCACaagtaataacaacaataataattatgtggCTCAGAgtacatcatcaacaacaatcaaGCCAATTTCTttcaatcaaaattatcaacaaagtGTAGTAACAACACAAAAACCAACAACATacaatcaaaattatcaagctaattttaataatcataatacatttaataataataataatcagaataaacaattaaatcaacaaaatttacgACAACAATCAACAACATTTGAACCAACatcaaattatcaacaaactgaaacaacaaattatcaaacaagaaattataatagtaataataatgtacaAAGATCAACAGTAGCACCAGTATTTCCAACAACAATATTGCCAACAActgattatgataattatgataataatgataatcaatATACTGGTAAAGCAAATTTTGTAACACAAAAACAAAGTAGTGtatcaccaacaacaacaacaacgaaatattatcaaaattattcacCTACAACTTATTCAAgtgttgctaaaaaaattgataatggtAATTCACGTGGTGGTGATCGTTACAATGCACAAGATAATGATAATGGacaatattatgataaaaataattcagcaAAATCAAGTCAATATTTCGATTCAACAAAATCACCAAAAAAAGttacacaatttaataatggtaaattttttgaatcaagTACTGCACTTTATGATTTATCAAGAGCTCAAACTGGACTTGGATTTAGTCCAGCAAGTGTTAATTTACTTGCTGAATTaccaaaaacaacaacaccatcatcaaatag ACGAAATGGTTCACCCACCACTTACAACCCAAACAGTTTCAATGGCAATAATAATCAACGTTcatctcatcatcatcaacaacaatcaaCAACACAAAGAGTTACAGCTTTCCCAAGTACAACATCAAAGCCagtatcatcaacaacaaaatttattgatgcaaCAACAGCCAAATCCAAGGCCTCTAAAAAAAGTGACTATGATTATGCATATTATGACAATGCAAGTGCTCTTGAATATGACAGTCTTGATCTCGAACATGTTGCTGGTGGCAAAGAATCATCAAAACTtccaagaaattaa